Proteins found in one Wenzhouxiangella sp. XN201 genomic segment:
- a CDS encoding S9 family peptidase, with protein sequence MFRITLLVAIALFSLPLSAQDNGNEGENNPPTIEIGRVLSLGPLPVDTDRLSRSGHAGAMQRALVGQLDEGELPAAGGELSIFGQSASWGEIEPAEFAEESALMLWWFQLEADRFVRGHLKIEGFEKPVVYVDGRLIESGDDGYALDLRNGSHGIWIVHAGASAEGDPALRWTGREAQDRVSVSLRPERRVSAQLLTNAETVGDMAISPDGRYLALAFERRDEPADADIQRLEIRDLQTDRIVRHWTGERPAALAWSPDGRSLAIQQGDSLWLLDRESGRARALLLEHEGLGSWRWHPDSDSIIFSWTDKDDSETDKRRRLRALEDRWAGFRDNSQIHQVDIESGLVRPLTAADRSVTLHDVEGDRLLLSQRSIDYAEPPHSLFRIFELNLDGLEERDVVELRQFDDIRFAEDGYWLLAGPGLPMGDGKTLGEERAANEYDTQLYLLAADGASATSVSRDFDPAFSGIERLADGDLLLSAVDGERSALVHFDGVDQVLTRVDIGVEVMEGFVASRTSPPTVVVRGSDATAPQRVHRVGIDGGIEILFNSRASSYADVVFGEVRDWSFTNADGEAIEGRYYLPPDFDPENEYPLIVYYYGGTMPVNRQFTGRYPFNLWAANGYVIYVLQPRGTIGYGQDFSARHVNAWGEYTADDIIEGTQKFVAAHEFVDGERIGNIGASYGGFMTMYLATKTDLFAASISHAGISALTSYWGEGWWGYGYSGIASRGSFPWNNRELYVEQSPVYNADKITTPMLLLHGDSDTNVPPGESHNMYTALKLLGREVEMVEFPGEDHWILDREKRYVWWDTMLAWYDKWLKDEPQWWQYLYPEATDE encoded by the coding sequence GTGTTCCGCATAACGCTGCTTGTCGCCATCGCACTTTTCAGTCTGCCCCTTTCTGCCCAGGACAACGGGAACGAGGGCGAGAACAACCCGCCCACGATTGAAATCGGGCGAGTGCTGTCGCTCGGACCGCTGCCGGTCGATACCGATCGCCTGTCCCGGTCCGGCCATGCTGGTGCCATGCAGCGGGCGCTGGTCGGCCAGCTCGACGAGGGTGAGCTGCCCGCCGCTGGGGGCGAATTGTCGATCTTCGGCCAGTCCGCGAGCTGGGGCGAAATCGAACCGGCGGAATTTGCGGAAGAATCGGCGCTGATGCTCTGGTGGTTTCAGCTCGAAGCCGATCGCTTCGTGCGCGGGCACCTGAAAATCGAGGGCTTCGAGAAGCCGGTTGTGTACGTCGATGGCCGACTGATCGAATCCGGCGACGACGGTTACGCCCTGGATCTTCGCAACGGCAGCCACGGCATCTGGATCGTGCACGCCGGTGCTTCGGCCGAAGGCGATCCAGCACTGCGATGGACCGGGCGGGAGGCGCAGGACCGGGTATCGGTCTCCCTGCGCCCCGAGCGCCGTGTTTCGGCGCAGCTTCTGACCAACGCCGAAACGGTCGGCGACATGGCCATCTCGCCGGATGGTCGCTACCTGGCGCTGGCCTTCGAACGCCGTGACGAGCCGGCCGATGCCGATATCCAACGCCTTGAAATCCGCGACCTGCAGACCGACCGCATCGTGCGGCACTGGACCGGCGAGCGTCCCGCTGCCCTGGCCTGGAGCCCTGACGGCCGCAGCCTGGCCATTCAGCAGGGTGACAGCCTGTGGCTGCTCGACCGCGAAAGCGGCCGGGCACGCGCCCTGCTGCTCGAGCACGAGGGTCTCGGCAGCTGGCGCTGGCACCCGGATTCCGATTCGATCATTTTCAGCTGGACCGACAAGGACGACAGCGAAACCGACAAGCGCCGGCGTCTGCGCGCGCTCGAGGACCGCTGGGCCGGTTTTCGCGACAATAGCCAGATTCACCAGGTCGATATCGAAAGTGGCCTCGTCCGGCCACTGACCGCCGCCGATCGTTCGGTCACCCTGCACGATGTGGAAGGCGATCGCCTGTTACTGTCGCAGCGCAGCATCGACTACGCCGAGCCACCGCACAGTCTGTTTCGCATCTTCGAGCTGAACCTCGATGGACTGGAAGAGCGCGACGTCGTCGAGTTGCGCCAGTTCGACGATATCCGCTTTGCCGAGGATGGCTACTGGCTGCTGGCCGGTCCGGGCCTGCCGATGGGCGACGGCAAGACCCTGGGCGAGGAACGTGCCGCCAACGAGTACGACACCCAGCTCTACCTGCTGGCTGCCGATGGGGCGTCGGCGACCAGCGTCAGCCGTGACTTCGATCCGGCCTTCAGTGGCATCGAGCGCCTGGCCGACGGCGACCTGCTGCTCTCGGCCGTCGATGGCGAGCGTTCCGCGCTGGTGCATTTCGACGGCGTCGACCAAGTACTGACCCGGGTTGATATCGGCGTGGAAGTTATGGAAGGCTTCGTCGCCTCGCGTACCTCACCGCCGACGGTGGTCGTTCGCGGCAGCGATGCCACGGCACCGCAGCGTGTCCATCGGGTCGGCATCGACGGCGGCATCGAAATCCTGTTCAATTCGCGCGCATCGTCCTATGCCGATGTGGTGTTCGGTGAGGTGCGCGACTGGTCATTCACCAATGCCGACGGCGAGGCCATCGAGGGTCGCTATTACCTGCCGCCGGACTTCGACCCCGAAAACGAGTATCCGCTGATCGTCTACTACTACGGCGGCACCATGCCGGTGAATCGTCAGTTCACCGGCCGTTATCCCTTCAACCTGTGGGCGGCCAACGGCTACGTGATCTACGTGCTGCAGCCGCGCGGCACGATCGGCTATGGCCAGGATTTCTCGGCCAGACACGTCAACGCCTGGGGCGAGTACACCGCTGACGACATCATCGAGGGCACGCAGAAGTTCGTCGCGGCGCACGAATTTGTCGACGGCGAGAGGATCGGCAACATCGGCGCCAGCTACGGCGGTTTCATGACCATGTACCTGGCCACGAAGACGGACCTCTTCGCAGCCTCGATCTCGCATGCCGGCATCAGTGCGCTGACCAGCTACTGGGGTGAAGGCTGGTGGGGCTACGGCTATTCCGGCATCGCCAGCCGCGGCAGCTTCCCCTGGAACAACCGCGAGCTCTACGTCGAACAAAGCCCGGTTTACAACGCCGACAAGATCACCACGCCCATGCTGCTACTGCACGGCGATTCCGACACCAACGTTCCACCGGGCGAGAGTCACAACATGTACACCGCGCTCAAGCTGCTCGGCCGCGAGGTCGAAATGGTCGAGTTCCCCGGCGAGGACCACTGGATTCTCGATCGCGAAAAGCGCTACGTCTGGTGGGACACGATGCTGGCCTGGTACGACAAGTGGCTCAAGGATGAGCCGCAGTGGTGGCAGTACCTGTATCCGGAAGCGACTGATGAATGA
- the ccoG gene encoding cytochrome c oxidase accessory protein CcoG — MNQTPTGETIPLYVKQEKVYPREIKGRFARLRVIAAWVLLGLYYVLPWINFNGHQIVLFDLVNRQFHILGLTLWPQDLIILSLLLAMAALSLFFFTALAGRLWCGYACPQTVWTEVFLWMERVTEGRRNKRIKLDKGPWTREKIARKSAKQFLWITFALWTGFTFVGFFVPIRDLGLRLFEFNLGGWETFWLFFYAFATYGNAGYLREQVCKYMCPYARFQSAMFDDDSLVISYDEARGEPRGPRSKSADRAELGLGDCIDCYGCVQVCPTGIDIRDGLQIECIACAACIDVCDEVMDKMGYPRGLIRYSTENAMAGKPTRILRPRIFIYLFALLILATLVGVVITGRDPLLVDVLRDRTALHRVTESVIENPYSLKLTNRTERDVAVSLEVRGLSGLRIIEPTEPVVVAPSEVANQPMTIGLPLEQARPGMHEITIITTDAEGQRLNETETRFFIPARALE; from the coding sequence ATGAACCAGACACCCACCGGCGAGACCATTCCGCTCTACGTCAAGCAGGAAAAAGTCTACCCGCGCGAGATCAAGGGCCGCTTTGCCCGGCTGCGGGTGATCGCCGCCTGGGTTCTACTGGGGCTTTACTACGTGCTGCCCTGGATCAACTTCAACGGCCACCAGATCGTGCTGTTCGACCTGGTCAATCGCCAGTTCCACATCCTCGGCCTGACGCTGTGGCCGCAGGACCTGATCATTCTGTCGCTGCTGCTGGCGATGGCAGCGCTGAGCCTGTTCTTCTTCACCGCCCTGGCCGGGCGCCTGTGGTGCGGTTATGCCTGCCCACAGACGGTCTGGACCGAAGTCTTCCTGTGGATGGAGCGGGTGACCGAGGGCCGCCGCAACAAGCGCATCAAGCTCGACAAGGGGCCCTGGACGCGGGAGAAGATCGCGCGCAAGTCGGCCAAGCAGTTCCTGTGGATCACTTTCGCGCTGTGGACCGGCTTCACCTTCGTCGGCTTCTTCGTGCCGATCCGCGATCTCGGCTTGCGCCTGTTCGAGTTCAACCTGGGCGGCTGGGAAACTTTCTGGCTGTTCTTCTACGCCTTTGCGACCTATGGCAATGCCGGCTACTTGCGTGAGCAGGTGTGCAAGTACATGTGCCCCTATGCGCGCTTCCAGTCGGCCATGTTCGACGACGATTCCCTGGTCATTTCCTATGACGAGGCCCGCGGCGAGCCACGCGGGCCGCGCAGCAAGTCGGCCGACCGCGCCGAACTGGGCCTGGGTGACTGCATCGACTGTTATGGCTGCGTGCAGGTCTGCCCCACCGGCATCGACATTCGCGACGGCCTGCAGATCGAATGCATCGCCTGCGCTGCCTGTATCGACGTCTGCGACGAGGTCATGGACAAGATGGGCTACCCGCGCGGCCTGATCCGCTATTCCACCGAGAACGCCATGGCCGGAAAGCCGACCCGCATTCTCCGGCCGCGCATCTTCATCTACCTGTTTGCCCTACTGATCCTTGCGACCCTGGTCGGCGTTGTCATTACCGGCCGCGACCCCTTGCTGGTCGACGTGTTGCGCGATCGCACCGCCCTGCACCGCGTCACCGAGAGCGTCATAGAAAACCCTTACTCGCTCAAACTCACCAATCGCACCGAGCGGGATGTGGCGGTCAGTCTCGAGGTACGGGGCTTGAGCGGCCTGCGGATCATCGAACCGACCGAACCGGTGGTGGTCGCACCCTCCGAGGTGGCCAACCAGCCGATGACCATCGGCCTGCCGCTCGAGCAGGCGCGACCGGGCATGCACGAGATCACCATCATCACCACCGATGCCGAGGGGCAGCGGCTCAACGAAACCGAGACGCGCTTCTTCATCCCGGCGCGCGCACTGGAGTGA
- a CDS encoding FixH family protein — translation MAANMNDTIVRPWYREFWVWFILAILSMGVASGTGVLIIGLKRAPQMVTGDYQPLGKALVDTHHRADRALSLGLSAWLSVDGDQVELVLSAHRPDQLPDQLLLRFEHPTNTERDISAVARRVDAGRWQAVMGELRAPERARVILSDLEQTWWLAGRFSGEVAGRIGLEPERL, via the coding sequence ATGGCGGCGAACATGAACGACACCATCGTGCGGCCCTGGTACCGGGAATTCTGGGTCTGGTTCATCCTCGCCATCCTGAGTATGGGCGTGGCCTCGGGCACCGGCGTGCTGATCATCGGGCTCAAGCGGGCACCGCAGATGGTCACCGGCGACTACCAGCCCCTGGGCAAGGCCTTGGTGGACACTCACCATCGTGCCGACCGGGCGCTGAGCCTGGGACTGAGTGCCTGGCTGTCGGTCGACGGCGACCAGGTCGAGCTCGTGCTCAGCGCGCACCGCCCCGACCAACTGCCCGACCAGCTGCTGCTCCGCTTCGAGCACCCCACCAATACCGAACGCGATATCTCGGCCGTGGCCCGGCGCGTCGATGCCGGACGATGGCAGGCCGTCATGGGCGAGCTCCGGGCCCCCGAACGGGCGCGCGTCATCCTGAGCGACCTCGAACAGACCTGGTGGCTGGCCGGTCGCTTCTCCGGCGAAGTCGCCGGCCGGATCGGGCTCGAACCGGAGCGACTGTGA
- a CDS encoding sulfite exporter TauE/SafE family protein gives MNAETALLTGLLAGLFGSTHCLGMCGGIVGLLHAQIPAGRGALAIGFHVGRISSYLAIGLIATGLGMLPAAAIPEAAPQIMRWLLGAIIVLMAVYIALPGRFRDVAGQFAAPLTRRMMPVFSKFLPVRSLDNAIGLGLLWGLLPCGLLYTVIATAVMLADPMATTAMILAFGIGTVPLLLGGGLVMLKFRSAINRPGLRWLAAALLALTGLLIAAGPWLAHAVDHPWMQFLVECVGG, from the coding sequence ATGAATGCTGAGACTGCACTGCTGACAGGCCTGCTCGCCGGATTGTTCGGGTCGACGCACTGCCTGGGCATGTGCGGCGGGATCGTCGGCTTGCTGCATGCCCAGATACCCGCTGGCCGCGGCGCGCTGGCGATCGGTTTTCATGTCGGAAGGATTTCGAGCTACCTGGCCATCGGGCTGATCGCCACCGGCCTCGGCATGTTGCCGGCCGCCGCCATACCCGAAGCGGCGCCGCAAATCATGCGCTGGCTGCTCGGCGCCATCATCGTGCTGATGGCCGTCTACATTGCCCTGCCCGGCCGCTTCCGCGACGTCGCCGGGCAATTCGCCGCGCCGCTGACTCGACGCATGATGCCGGTCTTTTCGAAGTTCCTGCCGGTGCGCTCGCTCGACAACGCCATCGGCCTGGGCCTGCTCTGGGGCCTGCTGCCCTGCGGCCTGCTCTATACGGTCATCGCCACCGCGGTAATGCTGGCCGACCCGATGGCCACCACCGCCATGATCCTGGCCTTCGGCATCGGCACTGTGCCCCTGCTGCTCGGCGGCGGCCTCGTGATGCTGAAATTCCGCTCAGCCATCAACCGCCCGGGCCTTCGCTGGCTGGCCGCCGCCCTGCTGGCGCTGACCGGGCTGCTGATCGCGGCCGGGCCGTGGCTGGCCCATGCCGTCGACCATCCGTGGATGCAGTTCCTGGTCGAGTGTGTCGGCGGTTGA
- the hemN gene encoding oxygen-independent coproporphyrinogen III oxidase: MSELMRPVFDADLIEKYGGEGPRYTSYPTAVQFSEDFGPAEYEAAIAESNRLPMPAGLSLYVHVPFCASPCFYCACNRVITRSTTAGQEFLVNLEKELRLVAPRFDRDRPVRQLHLGGGTPTFLSTEQIRQLMALLRTHFRFAPDAELGLEIDPRTVDPAGIRELRKIGFNRLSIGVQDLDPEVQKAVNRVHDTAMVASVLGAARGVGFESISVDLIYGLPLQTTTGFSRTVESIIHMNPDRISLFNYAHLPHLFKAQRQIQDDQMPSPATKLAIFRNTLARLLDAGYEFIGMDHFARPDDSLVKAKRDGSMVRNFQGYSTHGGLDLVSFGPSAISQVGDSFAQNHRKLEDWTVSLIEDRLPTARGLTRSSDDHIRADIIERIMCNGALDFPAVGRAHGLDFEQCFAAEIQRLQPLADDRLIELQEHGFKVTENGLLFLRAIAKTFDAYLAPAGQSQGRFSRIV, from the coding sequence ATGTCAGAACTCATGCGACCCGTATTCGACGCCGACCTGATTGAAAAGTACGGCGGCGAAGGCCCCCGCTACACTTCCTATCCGACCGCGGTCCAGTTCAGCGAGGACTTTGGTCCGGCCGAATACGAGGCGGCCATTGCCGAGAGCAACCGGCTGCCGATGCCGGCCGGCCTGTCGCTGTACGTGCACGTGCCGTTTTGCGCCAGCCCGTGCTTCTACTGCGCCTGCAATCGGGTGATCACTCGCTCGACCACCGCCGGGCAGGAATTCCTGGTCAACCTGGAAAAGGAACTCCGCCTGGTCGCGCCGCGCTTCGATCGCGACCGGCCGGTGCGCCAGCTCCATCTCGGCGGCGGCACGCCCACGTTTCTGAGCACCGAGCAGATCCGTCAGCTCATGGCGCTACTTCGAACACACTTCAGGTTTGCACCCGATGCCGAACTGGGCCTGGAAATCGACCCGCGTACAGTCGATCCGGCCGGCATTCGCGAACTCAGGAAGATCGGCTTCAACCGTCTGTCCATCGGCGTACAGGATCTCGATCCCGAGGTGCAGAAGGCGGTCAACCGCGTTCACGACACCGCCATGGTCGCCTCCGTTCTTGGCGCCGCCCGCGGCGTGGGCTTCGAATCGATCAGCGTCGACCTGATCTACGGCCTGCCCCTGCAGACGACGACGGGCTTTTCGCGCACGGTCGAGTCGATCATCCACATGAACCCCGACCGCATCTCGCTGTTCAACTACGCCCACCTGCCGCACCTGTTCAAGGCTCAGCGCCAGATCCAGGACGACCAGATGCCCAGCCCGGCCACCAAGCTGGCGATCTTCCGCAACACGCTCGCGCGCCTGCTCGACGCCGGCTACGAGTTCATCGGCATGGATCACTTCGCCCGGCCCGACGATTCGCTGGTCAAGGCCAAGCGCGACGGCAGCATGGTGCGCAACTTCCAGGGCTATTCCACGCACGGCGGGCTCGACCTGGTCAGCTTCGGCCCCAGCGCCATCAGCCAGGTCGGCGACAGCTTCGCCCAGAATCACCGCAAGCTCGAGGACTGGACCGTATCGCTGATCGAGGACCGCCTGCCGACCGCACGCGGTCTGACCCGCTCGTCCGATGACCACATCCGCGCCGACATCATCGAGCGCATCATGTGCAACGGAGCGCTCGACTTCCCGGCCGTCGGCCGCGCCCACGGCCTGGATTTCGAACAATGCTTCGCCGCCGAAATCCAGCGGCTTCAGCCCCTGGCCGACGACCGCCTGATCGAGCTCCAAGAGCACGGCTTCAAAGTGACCGAAAACGGCCTGCTGTTCCTGCGCGCCATCGCCAAGACCTTCGATGCCTACCTGGCGCCAGCCGGCCAGTCGCAGGGGCGTTTTTCGCGCATTGTCTGA
- the ccoS gene encoding cbb3-type cytochrome oxidase assembly protein CcoS, whose translation MNIIYVLIPLSVLLMLLAIGAFFWAMRNDQFEDLDTPALDILDEDDEPQEKRKERGTTERTEDTD comes from the coding sequence ATGAACATCATCTACGTCCTCATTCCCCTGTCGGTGCTCCTGATGCTCCTGGCCATCGGCGCGTTCTTCTGGGCAATGCGCAACGACCAGTTCGAAGACCTCGACACCCCGGCTTTGGATATCCTCGACGAAGATGACGAGCCTCAAGAAAAGCGAAAGGAGCGTGGAACCACGGAACGCACGGAAGACACGGATTGA
- a CDS encoding heavy metal translocating P-type ATPase, whose product MSRAAAATVCWHCGEPVPPGTDLTTTVSGKPRPMCCHGCLAVATLIDQAGLNRYYEFRDALPERPEAAARIDDYSAWDRDAIRRHYAHIDGDGQAVISLVLENVHCAACAWLIRRFLGELDGVAEIQVDIGDGRARVHFDPERTALSEVAARLAALGYRPHLDSPQAGEQRDRIERRRLLKAIVVAGLGMMQVMSYALAGYIGAFQDIDPTSERFFQVISMIVAVPVALYAGRIFYQSAWRTLRQRRMGMDVPVAAAMLLALTASIVITLLDAGKAYFDSVVMFIFFLLLGRYAVLVTRQRAGSVHSALARSLPAAARRLAADGTPEAVSLIELEAGDRVQIGAGETVPADSRIVSGQALVDESLLSGEASPRRRGAGESVLAGSLLRDGQLVVEVGQLGQSTVLAGIVQLLEQARDHKPRLAQVADRMAGWFVAFVLTGAAVTAIAWWQVDPSRVLPVVISLLVVSCPCALALGTPAALASASRGFARHGMLVSGSEVLENLPKITHVVLDKTGTLTQGQMRVAEVRIEDAGLSRDEILVLAARLERISRHPVASAFETHDDGGRVERAEAVMAAGVRGQIDDRALALGKPAWIAERTGLELTPPGPGQWIALADSDHVLAWIRLDSPLREGVDALVAQLKARNIEVLLASGDRSENVAQMAERLGIDRFKGDLQPADKLAWVRALQAEGARVAMVGDGINDAPVLAGADVSLALAEGADIARTQADLVLTGHSLNAVARAFELGPRVVGVIRQNLAWAFAYNLAALPLAATGFVPPWAAAIGMSLSSLLVVANGRRAGRVNR is encoded by the coding sequence GTGAGCCGCGCGGCGGCGGCGACAGTCTGCTGGCACTGCGGCGAACCGGTGCCGCCGGGCACCGACCTGACGACCACGGTCTCCGGAAAACCACGGCCGATGTGCTGCCACGGCTGTCTTGCGGTGGCCACGCTGATCGATCAGGCCGGCCTGAACCGCTACTACGAATTCCGCGACGCCCTGCCCGAGCGTCCCGAGGCTGCCGCGCGGATCGACGACTACAGTGCCTGGGATCGCGACGCCATTCGGCGCCATTACGCCCATATCGACGGCGACGGCCAGGCCGTGATCAGCCTGGTGCTCGAGAACGTCCACTGCGCCGCCTGTGCCTGGCTGATACGACGCTTCCTCGGCGAACTCGACGGCGTGGCCGAAATCCAGGTCGATATCGGCGACGGGCGAGCCCGGGTCCATTTCGACCCCGAGCGTACGGCCCTGAGCGAAGTGGCGGCTCGCCTGGCCGCACTCGGCTACCGCCCCCACCTCGACTCGCCGCAGGCCGGCGAGCAGCGCGACCGCATTGAACGTCGCCGCCTGCTCAAGGCCATCGTCGTAGCGGGACTCGGCATGATGCAGGTCATGAGCTACGCCCTGGCGGGCTACATCGGCGCCTTTCAGGACATCGACCCGACCAGCGAACGCTTCTTTCAGGTGATCAGCATGATCGTGGCCGTGCCGGTCGCGCTCTATGCGGGCAGGATCTTCTACCAATCCGCCTGGCGGACGCTGCGGCAAAGACGCATGGGGATGGACGTGCCCGTGGCCGCGGCCATGCTGCTGGCATTGACCGCCAGCATCGTCATCACCCTGCTCGACGCCGGCAAGGCCTACTTCGACTCCGTGGTGATGTTCATCTTCTTTCTGTTGCTGGGCCGCTACGCCGTGCTGGTCACGCGCCAACGCGCCGGTTCGGTTCACTCGGCCCTGGCGCGCTCGCTGCCGGCCGCCGCACGCCGCCTGGCCGCGGACGGTACTCCCGAGGCGGTCTCGCTGATCGAACTCGAAGCAGGCGATCGGGTCCAGATCGGTGCCGGCGAGACCGTGCCGGCCGACAGCCGCATCGTCTCGGGGCAGGCCCTGGTCGACGAATCCTTGCTGTCGGGCGAGGCCAGCCCGCGGCGACGTGGCGCGGGCGAATCGGTGCTGGCCGGCTCGCTGTTGCGCGACGGCCAATTGGTAGTCGAAGTCGGCCAACTCGGCCAGTCGACGGTGCTGGCCGGCATCGTGCAGCTGCTCGAACAGGCCCGCGACCACAAGCCGCGCCTGGCCCAGGTTGCCGACCGCATGGCCGGCTGGTTCGTGGCCTTCGTGCTGACCGGAGCGGCGGTCACGGCGATTGCGTGGTGGCAAGTCGACCCTTCCCGGGTGCTGCCGGTGGTGATTTCGCTGCTGGTGGTCTCCTGCCCCTGCGCCCTGGCCCTGGGCACACCGGCGGCGCTGGCCTCGGCATCGCGCGGCTTCGCCCGCCACGGCATGCTCGTCAGCGGCAGCGAAGTGCTCGAGAATCTGCCGAAAATCACCCACGTGGTGCTGGACAAGACCGGCACGCTGACACAAGGTCAGATGCGCGTGGCCGAAGTCCGCATCGAGGATGCCGGATTGTCGCGTGACGAGATCCTGGTCCTGGCCGCAAGACTCGAGCGTATCAGCCGTCATCCGGTGGCCAGCGCTTTCGAAACCCATGACGACGGTGGCCGGGTCGAGCGGGCCGAGGCGGTGATGGCCGCCGGAGTGCGCGGCCAAATCGACGACCGGGCATTGGCGCTGGGCAAGCCCGCATGGATCGCCGAACGCACCGGCCTTGAACTCACCCCGCCCGGCCCGGGCCAGTGGATCGCCCTGGCTGACAGCGACCATGTTCTCGCGTGGATCCGGCTCGACAGCCCGCTACGCGAGGGCGTCGATGCCCTGGTCGCGCAGCTGAAGGCCCGCAACATCGAAGTACTGCTCGCCTCCGGTGACCGGTCCGAAAACGTTGCTCAAATGGCCGAGCGCTTGGGCATCGACCGATTCAAGGGCGATCTTCAGCCGGCCGACAAGCTGGCATGGGTGCGCGCGCTGCAGGCCGAAGGCGCGCGCGTGGCCATGGTCGGTGACGGCATCAACGATGCGCCGGTGCTGGCCGGCGCCGACGTCTCGCTGGCCCTGGCCGAAGGTGCCGACATCGCCCGAACCCAGGCTGATCTGGTGTTGACCGGCCACAGTCTGAACGCCGTCGCTCGCGCCTTCGAGCTGGGCCCGCGCGTAGTCGGCGTGATCCGACAGAACCTCGCCTGGGCCTTCGCCTACAACCTGGCCGCCCTGCCCCTGGCCGCCACCGGCTTCGTCCCGCCCTGGGCGGCCGCCATCGGCATGTCCCTATCAAGCCTGCTGGTCGTCGCCAATGGCCGAAGAGCCGGCCGAGTCAATCGATGA
- a CDS encoding CPBP family intramembrane glutamic endopeptidase, translating into MLELTRVYGTAAAGIAVVALLTSLFIESTTPLKVDLDLVLQSSGDSTWLEVEAGLSRWFHSQELLQAEECGIASASSGNEHPVFSCTVTAADVDAFFDAFELLQQEFPVDDVEIYGWEMATRLASNDIPLWSIAVVAVLYFVLVVFMTRHLDVGQDLASGAQALRSRPWLPLAPLGVWFVVANVSFGVMAMLFGDSVPLPLASEPIVGERDLESAFRSGMAVMLTPWHILLATVLAPLLEETVFRQVAYRRLAAHRRVWIHALVNAWFFMLAHIAVAGLGWVFGVVGNPVQSSAVVIPVWFFVGLLFFWVRHRYDSLSLCIFLHAFYNGATLVAVYLLLTS; encoded by the coding sequence TTGCTTGAACTGACAAGGGTGTACGGTACGGCGGCTGCCGGCATTGCGGTAGTCGCTTTACTCACCAGCTTGTTTATCGAGTCCACAACGCCGCTCAAGGTGGATCTCGATCTTGTCCTCCAGTCTTCCGGCGACTCGACTTGGCTGGAGGTCGAAGCAGGGCTTTCCCGCTGGTTTCACAGCCAGGAGCTGCTTCAAGCGGAGGAATGTGGCATTGCTTCTGCTTCCTCCGGAAATGAACACCCGGTCTTCTCCTGTACCGTCACAGCGGCCGATGTGGACGCGTTCTTCGATGCCTTCGAATTGCTCCAGCAGGAATTTCCTGTTGATGATGTCGAGATATATGGTTGGGAAATGGCAACCCGCCTGGCGTCCAACGATATTCCGTTGTGGTCCATCGCTGTTGTTGCCGTCCTCTATTTTGTCCTTGTAGTGTTCATGACTCGGCACCTTGATGTTGGTCAGGATCTTGCGTCTGGTGCTCAGGCTTTGCGATCTCGTCCGTGGCTGCCACTTGCTCCGTTGGGGGTCTGGTTCGTAGTTGCAAATGTCAGTTTTGGTGTAATGGCCATGCTCTTCGGCGATTCCGTGCCATTACCGTTGGCCAGTGAACCCATTGTTGGCGAACGGGATCTCGAGTCGGCATTCCGATCAGGGATGGCCGTGATGCTTACGCCCTGGCACATCCTGCTGGCCACCGTGCTGGCTCCCTTGCTGGAAGAGACCGTGTTCCGCCAGGTTGCTTATCGACGACTTGCCGCACATCGCCGCGTCTGGATTCATGCGCTGGTGAACGCCTGGTTCTTCATGCTTGCGCACATCGCGGTCGCAGGGTTGGGTTGGGTGTTTGGTGTGGTCGGCAATCCGGTTCAATCTTCTGCTGTGGTTATTCCGGTCTGGTTCTTCGTGGGCTTGCTTTTTTTCTGGGTCAGGCACCGGTATGACTCATTGAGTCTCTGCATCTTCCTTCATGCCTTCTACAACGGCGCTACTCTGGTCGCCGTCTACTTGCTGCTTACCAGCTGA
- a CDS encoding phosphoribosyltransferase family protein has translation MNEPDRTLALVDRQGVEALLDEVARVMAPQLEPETALVGLLRRGAPLARMLAERLERINGRAPEVGELLLKRYGDDLTLLHDRPALDEDSLDIDVTGRHLILVDDVLYTGESAFRAAGFLRAAGASRLQIAVLCARDEQFMPVHAEFVGRRIDVGEGWVIECSVPPYESELGIAIKHHSTIASD, from the coding sequence ATGAATGAACCGGACCGAACGCTCGCCCTGGTCGATCGGCAGGGGGTCGAGGCCTTGCTCGATGAAGTGGCCCGGGTCATGGCCCCGCAGTTGGAACCCGAGACTGCGCTGGTCGGCCTGCTCAGGCGCGGAGCGCCCCTGGCCCGGATGCTGGCCGAACGTCTCGAGCGCATCAATGGTAGGGCGCCGGAGGTGGGCGAGCTCCTGCTCAAGCGCTACGGTGATGATCTGACGCTGCTGCACGATCGGCCCGCCCTGGACGAGGACTCGCTGGACATCGACGTTACCGGACGCCACCTGATCCTGGTCGACGACGTGCTCTACACCGGTGAATCCGCATTTCGCGCGGCCGGTTTTCTGCGTGCTGCAGGTGCCAGCCGGCTGCAAATCGCAGTGCTGTGCGCCCGCGACGAGCAATTCATGCCGGTGCATGCCGAATTCGTCGGCCGCCGGATCGACGTCGGGGAGGGCTGGGTAATCGAATGTTCGGTGCCGCCTTACGAATCCGAGCTGGGCATTGCGATCAAGCACCACTCGACGATCGCTTCGGATTGA